In a genomic window of Saccharomyces kudriavzevii IFO 1802 strain IFO1802 genome assembly, chromosome: 2:
- the TEF2 gene encoding translation elongation factor EF-1 alpha (similar to Saccharomyces cerevisiae TEF2 (YBR118W) and TEF1 (YPR080W); ancestral locus Anc_3.378), with translation MGKEKSHINVVVIGHVDSGKSTTTGHLIYKCGGIDKRTIEKFEKEAAELGKGSFKYAWVLDKLKAERERGITIDIALWKFETPKYQVTVIDAPGHRDFIKNMITGTSQADCAILIIAGGVGEFEAGISKDGQTREHALLAFTLGVRQLIVAVNKMDSVNWDESRFQEIVKETANFIKKVGYNPKTVPFVPISGWNGDNMIEPTTNASWYKGWEKETKAGVVKGKTLLEAIDAIEQPSRPTDKPLRLPLQDVYKIGGIGTVPVGRVETGVIKPGMVVTFAPAGVTTEVKSVEMHHEQLEQGVPGDNVGFNVKNVSVKEIRRGNVCGDSKNDPPKAAASFNATVIVLNHPGQISAGYSPVLDCHTAHIACRFDELLEKNDRRSGKKLEDHPKFLKSGDAALVKFIPSKPMCVEAFSEYPPLGRFAVRDMRQTVAVGVIKSVDKTEKAAKVTKAAQKAAKK, from the coding sequence ATGGGTAAAGAGAAGTCTCATATTAACGTCGTCGTTATCGGTCATGTCGATTCTGGTAAGTCTACCACTACCGGTCATTTGATTTACAAGTGTGGTGGTATTGACAAGAGAACCATCGAAAAGTTCGAAAAGGAAGCCGCTGAATTAGGTAAGGGTTCTTTCAAGTACGCTTGGGTTTTGGACAAGTTAAAGgctgaaagagaaagaggtATCACTATCGATATCGCTTTGTGGAAGTTCGAAACTCCAAAGTACCAAGTTACCGTTATTGATGCTCCAGGTCACAGagatttcatcaagaacATGATTACTGGTACTTCTCAAGCTGATTGTGCTATCTTGATTATTGCTGGTGGTGTCGGTGAATTCGAAGCCGGTATCTCCAAGGATGGTCAAACCAGAGAGCACGCTTTGTTGGCTTTCACCTTGGGTGTTAGACAATTGATTGTTGCTGTCAACAAGATGGACTCCGTCAACTGGGACGAATCCAgattccaagaaattgtCAAGGAAACCGCCaacttcatcaagaagGTTGGTTACAACCCAAAGACTGTTCCATTCGTCCCAATCTCTGGTTGGAACGGTGACAACATGATTGAACCAACCACTAACGCCTCATGGTACAAGGGTTGGGAAAAGGAAACCAAGGCCGGTGTCGTCAAGGGTAAGACCTTGTTGGAAGCCATTGACGCCATTGAACAACCATCCAGACCAACTGACAAGCCATTGAGATTGCCATTGCAAGATGTTTACAAGATTGGTGGTATTGGTACTGTGCCAGTCGGTAGAGTCGAAACCGGTGTCATCAAGCCAGGTATGGTTGTCACTTTCGCCCCAGCTGGTGTTACCACTGAAGTCAAGTCCGTTGAAATGCATCACGAACAATTGGAACAAGGTGTTCCAGGTGACAACGTTGGTTTCAACGTCAAGAATGTTTCCGTCAAGGAAATCAGAAGAGGTAACGTCTGTGGTGACTCCAAGAACGATCCACCAAAGGCTGCCGCTTCTTTCAACGCTACCGTCATTGTTTTGAACCATCCAGGTCAAATCTCCGCCGGTTACTCTCCAGTTTTGGATTGTCACACTGCTCACATCGCTTGTAGATTCGACGAATTGTTGGAAAAGAACGACAGAAGATCTGGTAAGAAGTTGGAAGACCATCCAAAGTTCTTGAAGTCCGGTGACGCTGCTTTGGTTAAATTCATTCCATCCAAGCCAATGTGTGTTGAAGCTTTCAGTGAGTACCCACCATTAGGTAGATTCGCTGTCAGAGACATGAGACAAACTGTCGCTGTCGGTGTTATCAAGTCTGTTGACAAGACTGAAAAGGCCGCTAAGGTTACCAAGGCCGCTCAAAAGGCTGCTAAGAAATAA
- the TKL2 gene encoding transketolase TKL2 (similar to Saccharomyces cerevisiae TKL2 (YBR117C) and TKL1 (YPR074C); ancestral locus Anc_3.372), with the protein MAQFSDIDKLAVSTLRLLSVDQVESAQSGHPGAPLGLAPVAHVIFKQLRCNPDDEHWINRDRFVLSNGHSCALLYSMLHLLGYDYTIEDLRQFRQVNSRTPGHPEFHSAGVEITSGPLGQGISNAVGMAIAQANFAATYNEEGFPISDSYTFAIVGDGCLQEGVASETSSLAGHLQLGNLITFYDSNSISIDGKTSYSFDEDVLKRYEAYGWEVMEVDKGDDDMESISSALEKAKLSKDKPTIIKVTTTIGFGSLQQGTAGVHGSALKADDVKQLKKRWGFDPNKSFVVPQEVYDYYKKTIVEPGQQLNAEWNRMYEEYKIKFPEKGKELQRRLKGELPEGWEKHLPMFNPDDDAVATRKTSQQVLTNMVQVLPELIGGSADLTPSNLTRWEGAVDFQPPITQLGNYAGRYIRYGVREHGMGAIMNGISAFGANYKPYGGTFLNFVSYAAGAVRLAALSGNPVIWVATHDSIGLGEDGPTHQPIETLAHLRAIPNMHVWRPADGNETSAAYYSAIKSGRTPSVVALSRQNLPQLEHSSFEKALKGGYVIHDIENPDIILASTGSEVSISIDAAKKLYETKKIKARVVSMPDFYTFDKQTEEYRFSVLPDGVPIMSFEVLATSSWGRYAHQSFGLNEFGRSGKGSDIYKLFDFTADGVAARAEKTINYYKGKQLLSPIGEAF; encoded by the coding sequence ATGGCGCAATTCTCCGACATTGATAAACTTGCTGTTTCCACTTTAAGGTTGCTCTCAGTGGACCAGGTGGAAAGTGCACAATCTGGCCACCCAGGCGCTCCTCTAGGTTTGGCGCCTGTGGCCCATGTAATCTTCAAACAACTTCGTTGTAACCCCGATGATGAGCACTGGATTAACAGAGACAGGTTCGTTCTGTCGAACGGTCATTCGTGTGCTCTTCTGTACTCTATGCTTCATCTTTTAGGGTACGACTACACCATCGAAGACTTGAGGCAATTTAGACAGGTAAACTCTAGGACTCCAGGCCATCCGGAATTTCACTCAGCTGGAGTGGAAATAACTTCTGGTCCATTGGGCCAAGGTATCTCCAATGCTGTCGGTATGGCCATCGCACAGGCCAACTTTGCCGCCACTTATAACGAGGAGGGTTTCCCCATCTCTGATTCGTATACGTTTGCTATTGTAGGGGACGGCTGCTTGCAGGAGGGTGTGGCTTCGGAGACCTCTTCTTTGGCTGGACATTTACAATTGGGTAACTTGATAACGTTTTACGACAGCAACAGTATTTCTATTGACGGTAAGACGTCGTATTCGTTTGATGAGGATGTTTTGAAGAGATACGAGGCGTATGGTTGGGAGGTTATGGAAGTCGACAAGGGCGATGACGATATGGAATCCATTTCTAGCGCCCTGGAAAAGGCAAAGCTATCGAAGGACAAGCCTACTATAATCAAAGTCACCACTACCATTGGGTTTGGATCCTTACAGCAAGGGACCGCTGGTGTCCATGGGTCTGCCTTGAAGGCAGACGATGTCaaacaattgaagaagagatgGGGGTTCGATCCGAATAAATCGTTTGTGGTGCCACAGGAGGTGTATGATTACTACAAGAAGACCATTGTAGAACCTGGTCAACAGCTTAACGCAGAATGGAATAGAATGTACGAAGAGtataaaatcaaatttcCCGAGAAAGGTAAAGAATTGCAAAGAAGGCTGAAGGGCGAACTACCGGAAGGTTGGGAAAAGCACTTGCCAATGTTTAATCCTGATGACGATGCTGTGGCTACAAGGAAAACATCTCAACAGGTCTTGACAAACATGGTTCAAGTTTTGCCCGAACTGATTGGTGGCTCTGCGGATTTGACACCTTCGAATCTGACAAGATGGGAAGGTGCAGTAGACTTCCAACCCCCAATTACTCAACTAGGCAACTATGCAGGGAGGTACATCAGATATGGTGTGAGGGAGCACGGCATGGGTGCCATCATGAACGGTATATCCGCCTTTGGCGCTAATTATAAGCCCTACGGTGGCACTTTTCTGAACTTTGTCTCTTATGCGGCCGGTGCCGTTAGATTAGCCGCCTTGTCTGGTAATCCGGTCATTTGGGTCGCAACACATGACTCTATTGGGCTGGGTGAAGATGGTCCTACCCACCAACCCATCGAAACTCTGGCTCACTTGAGGGCCATTCCAAACATGCACGTATGGAGACCTGCCGATGGCAACGAGACTTCCGCTGCGTATTACTCCGCCATAAAATCCGGGCGTACTCCATCTGTCGTGGCCTTATCAAGACAGAACCTTCCTCAGTTGGAACATTcgtcttttgaaaaagcatTGAAGGGTGGTTATGTGATCCATGATATCGAAAATCCTGATATCATTCTGGCGTCAACTGGTTCAGAGGTCTCCATTTCCATAGATGCGGCCAAGAAACTATACGAAACTAAAAAGATCAAGGCGAGGGTCGTTTCCATGCCTGATTTTTATACTTTTGACAAACAAACTGAAGAATACAGATTCTCCGTTTTGCCAGATGGTGTTCCAATCATGTCCTTTGAAGTGTTGGCCACTTCAAGTTGGGGTAGGTATGCTCACCAGTCCTTTGGTCTCAATGAATTTGGCCGTTCGGGCAAAGGATCTGATATCTATAAACTGTTCGATTTCACAGCAGATGGTGTTGCAGCCAGAGCTGAGAAGACTATCAATTACTATAAGGGAAAACAACTGCTTTCGCCTATAGGGGAAGCCTTTTAA